Proteins encoded in a region of the Macaca mulatta isolate MMU2019108-1 chromosome X, T2T-MMU8v2.0, whole genome shotgun sequence genome:
- the GPRASP2 gene encoding G-protein coupled receptor-associated sorting protein 2 isoform X1, producing the protein MTGAEIEPSAQAKPEKKAGEEVIAGAERENDVPLVVRPKVRTQATTGARPKTETKSVPGARPKTDAQAMSGARPKTEAQVMGGARPKTEAQGMAGARPKTDARAVGGARPKTDAKAIPGTRPKDEAQAWAQSEFGTEAVSQAEGVSQTNAVAWPLATAESGSVNKSKGLSMDRELVDVDAETFPGTQGQKGIQPWFGPGEETNMGSWCYSRPRAREEASNESGFWSADETSTVSSFWAGEETSIRSWPREDSNTRSRHRAKHQTNPRSRPRSKQEAYVDSWSGSEDEAGNLFAFWAGENTSNLFRPRVREEANIRSKLRTNREDCFESESEDEFYKQSWVLPGEEANGRFRCRDKEDPNTALKPRAQKDVDGDRVKQEPRFEEEVIIGSWFWAEKEASLEGGASAICESEPGTEEGAIGGSTYWAEEKSSLGAVAREEAKPESEEEAIFGSWFWDRDEACFDLNPCPVYKVSDRFRDAAEELNASSRPQTWEEVTVEFKPGLFHGVGFRSTSPFRIPEEASEILEAKPKNMELSPEGEEQESLLQPNQPDPEFTFQYDPSYRSVREIREHLRARESAESEGWSCSCIQCELKIGSEEFEELLLLMDKIRDPFIHEISKIAMGMRSASQFTRDFIRDSGVVSLIETLLNYPSSRVRTSFLENMIHMAPPYPNLNMIETFICQVCEETLAHSVDSLEQLTGIRMLRHLTMTIDYHTLIANYMSGFLSLLTTANARTKFHVLKMLLNLSENPAVAKKLFSAKALSIFVGLFNIEETNDNIQIVIKMFQNISNIIKSGKMSLIDDDFSLEPLISAFREFEELAKQLQAQIDNQNDPEVGQQS; encoded by the coding sequence ATGACTGGGGCAGAGATTGAGCCTAGCGCCCAGGCCAAGCCTGAAAAGAAGGCTGGGGAAGAGGTTATCGCTGGGGCTGAGAGAGAGAATGATGTCCCTCTGGTGGTCAGACCCAAGGTTAGGACCCAGGCAACTACTGGGGCAAGGCCCAAAACTGAGACCAAGTCTGTGCCTGGGGCAAGGCCCAAAACTGATGCCCAAGCAATGTCTGGGGCAAGGCccaaaactgaggcccaagtaaTGGGTGGTGCAAGACCCAAAACGGAGGCTCAAGGAATGGCAGGAGCTAGACCCAAAACTGATGCCAGGGCAGTAGGTGGTGCTCGTCCTAAAACTGATGCCAAGGCAATCCCTGGAACAAGGCCCAAGGATGAAGCTCAGGCATGGGCCCAGAGTGAATTTGGGACTGAAGCTGTGTCACAGGCAGAAGGGGTGTCCCAGACTAATGCCGTTGCCTGGCCACTGGCCACTGCTGAGTCTGGATCAGTTAATAAATCTAAGGGCCTGTCTATGGATAGAGAACTAGTTGATGTGGATGCTGAAACCTTTCCTGGCACCCAGGGTCAGAAAGGAATCCAGCCCTGGTTTGGACCAGGGGAGGAGACTAATATGGGGTCTTGGTGCTATTCCAGGCCCAGGGCCAGAGAGGAGGCCTCTAATGAGTCTGGGTTCTGGTCAGCAGATGAGACCTCTACTGTGTCTTCTTTCTGGGCTGGAGAAGAGACAAGTATCAGATCATGGCCCAGAGAAGACTCCAATACCAGGTCCAGGCACAGGGCTAAACATCAGACTAATCCCAGGTCCAGGCCCAGATCCAAGCAAGAAGCCTATGTTGATTCCTGGTCTGGATCTGAGGATGAGGCCGGCAACCTATTCGCCTTCTGGGCTGGAGAAAATACCAGTAACTTGTTCAGGCCCAGAGTCAGGGAGGAGGCAAATATCAGGTCCAAGCTCAGGACAAATAGAGAAGATTGTTTTGAATCTGAGTCTGAAGATGAGTTCTATAAGCAGTCCTGGGTGTTGCCTGGAGAAGAGGCCAATGGTAGATTCAGGTGCAGAGACAAAGAAGATCCTAATACCgccttgaaacccagggcccagAAAGATGTTGATGGTGATAGGGTCAAACAAGAACCCAGGTTTGAGGAGGAAGTCATTATTGGGTCCTGGTTCTGGGCAGAAAAAGAGGCCAGTTTGGAGGGTGGAGCTTCAGCAATCTGTGAATCTGAGCCAGGAACTGAGGAGGGGGCCATTGGCGGATCCACGTACTGGGCTGAGGAAAAGTCCAGTTTGGGGGCTGTGGCCAGAGAAGAGGCCAAGCCAGAGTCTGAAGAAGAGGCCATATTTGGGTCTTGGTTCTGGGACAGAGATGAGGCCTGCTTTGACCTAAATCCCTGTCCTGTGTACAAGGTCAGTGATAGGTTCAGAGATGCAGCTGAGGAACTTAATGCATCCTCCAGGCCCCAAACCTGGGAAGAGGTCACTGTTGAATTCAAACCTGGTCTTTTTCATGGGGTTGGCTTCCGATCCACAAGCCCCTTTAGAATTCCTGAAGAGGCTTCTGAAATACTTGAGGCAAAGCCCAAGAACATGGAACTTAGCCCAGAAGGGGAAGAGCAGGAATCTTTGCTTCAGCCTAATCAGCCTGATCCTGAGTTCACATTTCAGTATGATCCTTCCTACCGGTCAGTCCGGGAAATTCGAGAGCATCTTAGGGCCAGGGAGAGTGCAGAGTCTGAGGGTTGGTCCTGCAGCTGCATACAATGTGAGCTGAAAATTGGTTCTGAAGAGTTTGAAGAACTCCTTTTATTAATGGACAAAATTAGGGATCCTTTTATTcatgaaatatctaaaattgcaATGGGTATGAGAAGTGCTTCTCAGTTTACCCGAGATTTCATTAGAGATTCAGGTGTTGTCTCACTTATTGAAACCTTGCTTAATTATCCATCCTCTAGAGTTAGGACAAGTTTTTTGGAAAATATGATTCACATGGCTCCACCTTATCCAAATCTAAACATGATTGAGACATTCATATGTCAAGTGTGTGAAGAAACCCTTGCACATAGTGTGGATTCCCTTGAGCAGCTAACTGGAATAAGGATGCTTAGACACCTCACTATGACTATTGACTATCACACACTGATTGCCAACTATATGTCCGGGTTTCTCTCCTTATTAACCACAGCCAATGCGAGAACAAAGTTTCATGTTCTGAAAATGCTGTTGAATTTGTCTGAAAATCCTGCTGTGGCAAAAAAACTATTCAGTGCCAAAGCTCTTTCAATATTTGTGGGTCTCTTTAACATAGAAGAGACAAATGATAATATTCAAATTGTTATTAAAATGTTTCAGAATATCAGTAACattataaaaagtggaaagatgtCCTTAATTGACGATGATTTCAGTCTTGAGCCGCTTATTTCTGCATTTCGTGAATTTGAGGAGTTAGCTAAGCAACTACAAGCCCAAATAGACAATCAAAATGATCCTGAGGTGGGACAACAAAGTTAA